The proteins below come from a single Candidatus Eremiobacteraceae bacterium genomic window:
- the tsaD gene encoding tRNA (adenosine(37)-N6)-threonylcarbamoyltransferase complex transferase subunit TsaD codes for MLLLGIETSCDDTAAAVVEDGRIVHANVLASQDEFHREYGGVVPEIASRRHAEVIGAVIEQAMAKSGRSFGQLDGVAVTCGPGLTGSLVVGVAAAQAIAFARDLPAYAVNHLHGHLFANYLDNPDAPGQAPPDAPFVCLIVSGGHTDLIHVESPARHRIIGRTRDDAAGEAFDKVARMLGLGFPGGPLLDELARSGDPGAFDFPRSLLADSAHDFSFSGLKTAVRYHLDAHPEHASQRAADVAASFQAAVVDVLCAKTLRAAADLGVDTVALAGGVSANSALRARLRAAGESAGLRVMIPPLAYCTDNAAMIAAAAFYRGDAARVPVAALHADPNFAW; via the coding sequence ATGTTGCTGCTCGGCATCGAGACGTCATGCGACGACACCGCGGCGGCGGTGGTCGAAGACGGCCGCATCGTCCACGCAAACGTGCTCGCCTCGCAGGATGAGTTCCATCGCGAGTATGGCGGCGTCGTGCCCGAGATCGCGAGCCGGCGGCATGCCGAGGTCATCGGCGCCGTCATCGAACAGGCGATGGCCAAATCGGGCCGGTCGTTCGGCCAGCTCGACGGCGTCGCCGTCACGTGCGGCCCTGGCCTGACGGGTTCCCTCGTCGTAGGCGTGGCGGCGGCGCAGGCGATCGCATTCGCGCGCGATCTGCCGGCGTATGCGGTCAACCATCTGCACGGCCATCTGTTCGCGAACTATCTCGATAATCCGGATGCGCCCGGCCAAGCGCCGCCGGACGCGCCGTTCGTGTGCCTCATCGTGTCCGGCGGCCACACCGATCTCATCCACGTCGAATCCCCGGCACGCCACCGCATCATCGGCCGCACGCGCGATGACGCAGCCGGCGAGGCGTTCGACAAAGTCGCGCGCATGCTTGGGCTCGGTTTCCCCGGGGGACCCTTGCTTGACGAGCTCGCGCGCTCCGGCGATCCGGGCGCATTCGACTTTCCGCGCAGCCTGCTCGCCGACTCAGCGCACGACTTTAGCTTCTCCGGTCTCAAGACGGCGGTGCGCTACCACCTCGACGCTCACCCGGAACATGCATCGCAGCGCGCCGCCGACGTCGCCGCGAGCTTCCAAGCGGCGGTCGTCGACGTGCTGTGCGCAAAGACCCTGCGCGCGGCTGCGGATCTTGGAGTGGACACGGTGGCGCTGGCCGGCGGCGTGTCGGCCAACTCTGCGCTTCGTGCCCGGCTGCGTGCCGCGGGCGAATCGGCGGGCTTGCGCGTCATGATCCCGCCGCTTGCGTATTGCACCGACAACGCGGCGATGATCGCCGCCGCGGCGTTCTATCGCGGCGACGCAGCGCGCGTCCCCGTGGCTGCGCTGCACGCGGACCCGAACTTTGCCTGGTGA